The proteins below come from a single Sander vitreus isolate 19-12246 chromosome 15, sanVit1, whole genome shotgun sequence genomic window:
- the metrnla gene encoding meteorin-like protein: MLTPMLASLLLPLLLLCRISFCQYSSDQCSWKGSGLTHEGHARDVEQVYLRCSQGSLEWLYPTGAIIVNLRPNTVSPAAAHLSVCIKPSAHSSGTNIYLDRNGKLRLLLRDQDQAQGKVQCFSIQEGAVFIEAVPHMDISRRITAFQYELVNDRLGPLAHSQGAPCQPCSDAEMLLAVCTNDFVARGSIKKVEQEEEHSSVTVEISRLYRQKTQVFVSGGVRVRRWTGHIKMPLQCGVRFGEGEFLFTGTVRFGEAWMRCAPRYKDFLQLYHEAQDRGTNPCQVDTY, encoded by the exons ATGCTCACCCCGATGCTGGCCTCCCTGCTGCTgcctcttctccttctctgtcgGATTTCTTTCTGCCAATATTCAAGCGACCAGTGCAGCTGGAAGGGAAG tggTCTGACTCATGAAGGCCACGCCAGGGATGTGGAGCAGGTGTACTTGCGTTGCTCCCAAGGCTCTCTGGAGTGGCTCTATCCCACGGGGGCCATCATTGTTAACCTCCGACCCAACACGGTCTCCCCTGCCGCCGCCCACCTCTCTGTCTGCATCAAACCCTCTGCACACTCCAGCGGCACCAACATCTACCTGGACCGTAATGGCAAGCTGCGGTTGCTGCTGCGTGATCAGGACCAAGCTCAGGGCAAGGTGCAGTGCTTCAGTATCCAGGAGGGGGCTGTCTTCATCGAGGCCGTCCCGCACATGGACATCAGCCGGCGCATCACGGCGTTCCAGTATGAGCTGGTCAATGACAGGCTGGGGCCATTGGCACACTCACAGGGTG CACCCTGTCAGCCCTGCAGCGACGCTGAGATGCTTCTAGCCGTCTGCACCAATGACTTTG TGGCACGGGGCAGCATTAAGAAggtggagcaggaggaggagcacTCGTCTGTCACTGTGGAGATCAGCCGCCTCTACAGACAGAAGACCCAGGTTTTTGTATCTGGGGGTGTGAGGGTACGGAGGTGGACTGGCCACATCAAAATGCCTCTTCAGTGTGGGGTGAGGTTTGGGGAGGGCGAGTTCCTCTTCACCGGGACAGTGAGGTTTGGGGAAGCCTGGATGAGATGCGCCCCACGCTACAAAGACTTCCTGCAGTTGTATCACGAGGCGCAGGATCGGGGGACCAACCCCTGTCAAGTGGACACATACTAA
- the atp5pd gene encoding ATP synthase peripheral stalk subunit d, mitochondrial translates to MAGRRVALKTIDWVAFADRVPPNQRTMFNNLKTRSDAVAAKLTSLPEKPAAIDWSYYRSAVDKAGMVDEFEKKFSGLKVPEPIDTQTALINAQEAEANTSAAAYIEASKGRIAQYEKELDKFRNMIPFDQMTIEDLNDTFPETKLDKEKHPYWPHKPIAEL, encoded by the exons atggctgggagaCGAGTTGCACTGAAGACCATTGACTGGGTGGCTTTTGCAGACAGGGTGCCGCCCAACCAGAGGACCATGTTTAATAACCTGAAGACACGGAGTGATGCTGTTGCTGCAAA GCTCACCTCTCTGCCAGAGAAACCCGCTGCAATCGACTGGAGCTACTACAGATCTGCTGTGGATAAAGCAGGCATGGTGGATGAGTTTGAAAAGAAG TTCAGCGGCCTGAAGGTTCCTGAGCCTATAGACACTCAGACAGCTCTTATCAATGCACAGGAGGCGGAAGCG AACACATCAGCTGCTGCCTACATCGAAGCATCCAAAGGTCGTATTGCCCAGTATGAGAAAGAG CTGGACAAATTCCGGAACATGATTCCCTTCGACCAGATGACCATCGAAGACCTGAACGACACTTTCCCAGAAACAAAACTGGACAAAGAGAAACATCCTTACTGGCCACACAAACCCATTGCTGAACTGTAA
- the LOC144530538 gene encoding medium-chain acyl-CoA ligase ACSF2, mitochondrial-like — translation MSALLRSWAQSLRSVDGLKHSKVWKLCSLLQWCRSLHVDSPPRKPSLTSSYVHGTSSMSLLPLTVGQSLDSIVQRWPDREAVVFLQDGIRKTFVQFQQDVDKAAAGLLALGLKRGDRLGVWGPNMYEWILFQFASAKAGIILVSLNPAYQVTEVEFTLKKVQCKAVVCPARFKTQNFCEMLRELCPELDRTPVGMIKSSRLPDLRMVIVTDSRQPGMLHIEDVMQAGESQHHKELMMDLQSKLSFDEPINIQFTLGTTGSPKGASLSHHNIVNNAYFMGLRMGFGQRPQVRVCVPVPMYHCFGSVLGGMCMAVHGITLVFPSSGYNSRANLEAIQSEKCNFIYGTPTMFTDMLSQQDLHKYDLSSIEAGLMGGSPCPPEIMRKLKTDMNMKELMIAYGSTENSPVTFLGFPQDNEELKINTVGCIMSHTEAKVVDPTTGEIVPLGASGELMIRGSCVMHGYWDDSQKTREVISQDRWYRTGDTASLNSLGYCRIEGRTKDMIIRGGENIYPAEIEQFLYTHPKVQEVQVVGVKDERLGEQVCACIRLREGQTSSAEEIRAFCKGQISHFKIPHYVIFVDSYPLTASGKIKKNILKEEMEKKLGPL, via the exons ATGTCAGCACTGCTAAGATCTTGGGCTCAAAGTCTTAGATCTGTGGATGGACTCAAACACAGCAAGGTTTGGAAACTATGCAGTTTGCTCCAGTGGTGTCG GTCCCTCCATGTGGACAGTCCTCCTCGCAAACCCTCACTGACCAGCAGCTATGTCCATGGCACCTCCTCCATGTCTCTGCTCCCCCTGACTGTAGGTCAGAGTCTGGACTCCATAGTCCAGCGCTGGCCTGACCGTGAAGCTGTGGTCTTCCTGCAGGACGGCATCCGGAAAACCTTTGTGCAGTTTCAGCAAGAT GTTGACAAGGCGGCTGCAGGTCTGCTTGCTTTGGGCCTGAAGCGAGGTGACAGGCTGGGAGTTTGGGGACCCAACATGTATGAGTGGATCCTTTTCCAGTTTGCTTCAGCCAAAGCTGGAATTATACTG GTGTCATTGAACCCGGCCTATCAAGTGACGGAAGTGGAGTTTACTCTAAAAAAG GTCCAGTGTAAAGCTGTGGTCTGCCCTGCCCGCTTTAAAACCCAAAACTTCTGTGAGATGCTGAGGGAGCTCTGCCCAGAGCTCGACAGGACGCCAGTAGGCATGATCAAAAGCTCCAG GTTGCCAGACTTGCGTATGGTGATAGTGACAGATAGCAGACAGCCAGGGATGCTCCACATAGAGGATGTGATGCAAGCAGGGGAGAGTCAGCACCACAAAGAGCTGATGATGGATCTGCAGAGCAAACTGTCCTTCGATGAGCCCATCAACATTCAGTTCACATTA GGGACGACAGGGAGTCCAAAGGGAGCCAGTCTTTCCCACCACAATATAGTAAACAATGCTTACTTTATGGGTCTCCGAATGGGTTTTGGACAGAGA CCTCaggtgcgagtgtgtgtgcccGTTCCCATGTACCACTGCTTTGGCTCTGTGTTGGGAGGGATGTGTATGGCAGTGCATGGTATCACACTGGTCTTCCCTTCCTCTGGCTACAACAGCCGAGCCAACCTGGAGGCCATTCAGAGTGAAAA gtGCAATTTCATCTATGGCACTCCCACAATGTTCACCGACATGCTTAGCCAACAGGATTTACACAAGTATGATTTATCATCAATTGAAGCTG GTCTCATGGGGGGTTCACCGTGCCCTCCTGAGATTATGAGAAAACTGAAAACAGACATGAACATGAAAGAGCTAATG ATCGCTTATGGATCCACTGAGAACAGCCCCGTCACATTTCTGGGTTTCCCACAAGACAATGAAGAGCTGAAGATAAATACTGTTGGATGTATCATGAGCCACACTGAG GCTAAAGTGGTGGACCCTACTACTGGGGAGATTGTCCCTCTGGGGGCCTCAGGAGAGCTGATGATCAGAGGCAGCTGTGTGATGCATGGATACTGGGACGATTCTCAGAAAACCAGAGAGGTTATCTCCCAAGACCGCTGGTACAGGACTGG TGACACGGCCAGTCTGAACAGTTTGGGATACTGCCGCATTGAAGGACGCACAAAGGACATGATCATCCGAGGAGGGGAGAACATCTACCCTGCTGAGATAGAGCAATTTCTCTATACACATCCTAAAGTCCAGGAGGTACAG GTGGTTGGAGTGAAGGATGAGAGGCTGGGTGAGCAGGTGTGTGCCTGCATCAGGCTGAGGGAAGGCCAGACCTCCAGTGCAGAGGAGATAAGAGCATTCTGCAAAGGCCAG